One window from the genome of Myxococcales bacterium encodes:
- a CDS encoding CDP-alcohol phosphatidyltransferase family protein, with amino-acid sequence MSHPVVAVGADDPKRFWRYLAPNSITALSLILGLGSIWGASHGRYDLAAWLVVLASLTDRLDGFVARLVRGTSELGVQLDSFADFLNFGIAPAWLSFAFIEANQRAFGYSDAYLWFCAACSLLWVIGAVFRLARYNIHSDEAVPTKIFFGVPTTLAGGLFAIWFLAFYKYAQPGAATFGGAKLLPETWTVSAAQWRYLPIAMLVGAFLMVSSLRMLKAGKTNSRWKTWTVGLVMAYGALFGMLQLYPETLVIAPSLWILVFLIWGQVVPEVKNLRPPPLFPRATEAGQPHMRHQEDLADEEQD; translated from the coding sequence ATGAGCCATCCCGTGGTGGCCGTGGGCGCCGACGATCCGAAGCGTTTTTGGCGCTATCTCGCCCCCAACTCGATCACCGCGCTTAGCCTAATTCTCGGCCTAGGCTCTATCTGGGGCGCAAGCCACGGTCGCTATGATCTCGCGGCGTGGCTCGTCGTGTTGGCGTCGCTGACAGATCGGCTCGACGGCTTTGTCGCAAGGCTGGTGCGCGGCACCTCCGAACTCGGTGTGCAGCTCGACTCGTTTGCCGACTTTTTAAATTTTGGGATTGCACCGGCGTGGCTGTCGTTTGCCTTCATCGAGGCTAATCAGCGCGCCTTTGGCTATTCCGACGCTTACCTGTGGTTTTGCGCCGCCTGTTCGCTGCTATGGGTGATTGGCGCGGTGTTTCGCCTCGCGCGTTACAACATTCACAGCGACGAGGCGGTGCCCACGAAGATCTTCTTTGGCGTGCCGACGACGTTGGCAGGCGGGCTATTTGCCATCTGGTTTTTAGCGTTTTACAAATATGCGCAGCCGGGCGCTGCGACATTTGGCGGGGCCAAGTTGCTGCCGGAAACTTGGACGGTGAGCGCAGCGCAATGGCGTTATTTGCCGATCGCGATGCTAGTCGGCGCGTTCTTGATGGTCTCGTCGCTGCGCATGCTAAAGGCCGGCAAGACCAACAGCCGGTGGAAAACGTGGACCGTCGGCCTGGTCATGGCGTACGGCGCGCTGTTTGGGATGCTGCAGCTCTATCCCGAGACCCTGGTGATCGCGCCAAGTCTGTGGATCTTGGTATTTCTCATTTGGGGGCAGGTCGTACCAGAAGTGAAAAACCTACGGCCGCCGCCCTTGTTTCCGCGGGCCACGGAGGCTGGTCAGCCGCACATGCGCCACCAAGAAGACCTCGCTGATGAGGAGCAGGATTGA
- a CDS encoding TIGR02266 family protein encodes MSGEPDRRDGDRQAIELRVEYTRVNAFFADYTKNISQGGTFIPTKNPVAVGTEFAFALFLPGEAEPIRLRGQVERVIEEGDAEGREPGMGVRFIYVDAAERAALEQSVQSLMVKNLGGRLAEHVLAPPPAGESK; translated from the coding sequence ATGAGCGGGGAGCCTGATCGTCGCGATGGCGATCGCCAAGCAATCGAATTGCGCGTCGAATATACGCGGGTAAACGCCTTCTTCGCCGACTACACCAAGAACATCTCGCAGGGTGGCACGTTCATTCCGACCAAGAACCCCGTCGCCGTTGGCACGGAGTTCGCGTTCGCGCTGTTTTTGCCTGGCGAGGCGGAGCCGATTCGCTTGCGAGGCCAGGTCGAGCGCGTGATCGAGGAAGGCGACGCCGAGGGGCGCGAGCCTGGCATGGGCGTGCGATTTATTTACGTCGACGCCGCCGAACGCGCCGCGCTTGAACAGTCCGTGCAAAGTCTTATGGTTAAAAATCTTGGTGGACGGCTCGCGGAGCATGTGCTGGCGCCGCCACCTGCGGGAGAGTCCAAATGA
- a CDS encoding sigma-70 family RNA polymerase sigma factor — protein MTPYTVCTNRAKIRRAHMELSASGMGTAAMASPANSTTRCQSGARILVGLAKMSSLRQRLVEEHLYLADKAAKLIFRRVQHHIEWEELLALGHAGLTEAASRYDANAGASFSTYAWYRVQGAILDGLRRNSHVPATIWKQLAALRHAGDVLEAKAIEAALADKQDHAAASTLDTMRQLADALALVATSTSVSLDAPGGDDARFADPAAVDPAHKLDAASAASALAAAIAQLPEQQRVLLQKTYWEDMSLKEAGDTLGLSRSWASRLHLQALIRLRYVLAAYK, from the coding sequence GTGACACCGTACACCGTGTGCACGAATCGCGCCAAGATTCGCCGTGCACATATGGAGCTGAGTGCCAGCGGCATGGGCACGGCAGCCATGGCGAGTCCCGCAAATTCGACGACGCGTTGCCAATCTGGCGCGCGAATTCTTGTAGGCTTGGCCAAGATGTCATCCTTGCGCCAGCGGCTCGTGGAAGAGCATCTGTATTTGGCCGACAAGGCCGCCAAGCTGATTTTCCGTCGCGTCCAGCACCATATAGAGTGGGAGGAGTTGCTCGCGCTTGGGCATGCCGGGCTCACCGAGGCGGCCAGCCGCTACGACGCAAATGCCGGCGCTAGTTTTTCGACCTATGCTTGGTATCGCGTCCAAGGCGCGATTCTCGATGGCCTGCGCCGGAATTCCCACGTCCCCGCGACCATCTGGAAACAACTCGCCGCCCTGCGCCACGCCGGCGATGTCCTCGAGGCCAAAGCGATCGAAGCGGCCTTGGCCGACAAGCAGGACCATGCCGCAGCCTCAACCCTCGACACGATGCGCCAGCTCGCCGATGCGCTCGCATTAGTCGCGACCTCGACGTCGGTCTCGCTTGATGCGCCGGGCGGCGACGACGCGCGTTTCGCCGATCCCGCCGCCGTGGACCCCGCCCATAAATTGGATGCCGCGAGCGCCGCGAGCGCGCTTGCCGCGGCGATTGCCCAGCTGCCCGAGCAACAGCGCGTGCTCCTGCAGAAAACCTATTGGGAGGACATGTCGCTCAAGGAGGCAGGCGACACCCTCGGGCTCTCGCGATCGTGGGCCAGCCGACTGCACTTACAGGCGCTCATTCGGTTGCGGTACGTGTTGGCTGCGTACAAGTAG
- a CDS encoding phage tail protein, with amino-acid sequence MRFIDRLISQSIYTRAHFQLVLDGVPVGLIKSIEGGALKAEAIAYQDGTDQVPRRLRGRTKFEDLRLNGGIAMGVPFLDWMADFMAGKVTRRNGAIEIADFDGYVRARREFYGAMITEVGFPKFDADDKNNVYLSVALAPEAVTFQNALEGKPRRIRGHDDTVGHRATKANSFRFSFDGNEDWCRRVTKVDGFSIKQKPVEYADNNPNGMHQLGNGATSMGAPAVARKLPGKIEMPSAISVYMPEVDSFGLAQRVQAGLARRDGSDVLAGARLVAIDPEKNELFEIEFVRLHILSIAVDGSSADADAIKQVKIEFVPEQIKFTPNQTAFKQGARLSEKGQKMLSDAMKNAVRDASKVIQKDLRSQGKVGGVAADAMSAVVDKALGKK; translated from the coding sequence ATGAGGTTTATCGATCGCCTGATTAGTCAGTCCATCTACACGCGGGCGCATTTTCAGCTCGTGCTTGATGGCGTGCCGGTCGGGCTAATCAAATCCATCGAAGGCGGCGCGCTCAAGGCGGAGGCCATCGCCTATCAAGACGGCACGGACCAAGTGCCACGTCGGCTGCGCGGGCGGACCAAGTTTGAGGATCTGCGGCTTAACGGCGGCATCGCCATGGGCGTGCCCTTCCTTGACTGGATGGCGGACTTCATGGCGGGCAAGGTGACGCGGCGCAACGGGGCGATCGAGATCGCCGATTTCGACGGCTACGTGCGGGCGCGGCGTGAGTTTTATGGCGCGATGATCACCGAAGTCGGGTTCCCGAAATTCGATGCGGACGACAAGAACAACGTCTACCTCAGCGTGGCGTTGGCGCCCGAGGCCGTGACCTTTCAAAACGCCCTAGAGGGCAAGCCTCGGCGCATCAGGGGACACGATGACACCGTTGGCCACCGCGCGACCAAGGCCAATAGCTTTCGCTTTTCGTTCGATGGCAACGAGGACTGGTGTCGGCGCGTCACCAAGGTGGATGGGTTTTCGATCAAGCAAAAGCCAGTCGAATACGCGGATAATAATCCAAACGGCATGCACCAACTTGGCAATGGCGCGACGTCGATGGGCGCGCCCGCGGTCGCGCGCAAATTGCCCGGCAAGATCGAAATGCCGAGTGCGATCTCGGTGTACATGCCCGAGGTCGACTCATTCGGCCTCGCGCAGCGAGTTCAGGCGGGCTTGGCACGACGGGACGGCTCGGACGTATTGGCGGGGGCGCGCCTGGTTGCGATCGACCCCGAGAAGAATGAGCTGTTCGAGATCGAGTTTGTCCGCCTCCATATCTTGAGCATCGCGGTTGATGGCAGCAGCGCCGATGCTGACGCCATCAAGCAGGTGAAGATCGAATTCGTGCCCGAGCAGATCAAATTCACGCCAAATCAGACGGCTTTCAAACAGGGCGCGCGGCTGTCGGAAAAGGGGCAAAAAATGTTGTCCGACGCCATGAAGAACGCGGTCCGCGACGCCAGCAAGGTCATCCAAAAAGATCTGCGGTCCCAAGGCAAGGTCGGCGGCGTCGCGGCGGACGCCATGTCGGCCGTCGTCGACAAGGCCCTTGGCAAAAAATAG
- a CDS encoding M50 family metallopeptidase has protein sequence MSEVAGHKTLPRAARSARAPNRVIGLALLLSLLLLPLPFAGYVFYPFKLLATWIHEFAHGMVMLLSGAGFFEMNIYPNGSGLASANRAASPVARPIIAAAGYMGAPIFGAALLMIAVRQDRARLSVVALGVALCLSAGLLIANTFGQLAMLAVGGGLIIASIALPVRAVQFVAFLVAVQSCINAVVDIRVLYRPTLVVDGVVIGGSDAHSMALATFGTEATWAVWFWASLWIAWSLLAFFLSLKMLREQDSGATQP, from the coding sequence ATGAGCGAGGTGGCTGGGCACAAGACGCTTCCCCGTGCGGCGCGGTCGGCGCGCGCGCCCAATCGCGTGATTGGGCTGGCGTTGCTCCTTTCTTTATTGCTCTTGCCGTTGCCGTTTGCGGGCTACGTCTTTTACCCGTTCAAGCTGCTCGCCACTTGGATCCATGAGTTTGCCCACGGCATGGTCATGTTGCTCTCGGGCGCCGGCTTTTTTGAGATGAACATCTACCCCAATGGCAGCGGGCTGGCGTCTGCCAATCGCGCCGCGTCGCCGGTTGCGCGCCCGATCATCGCCGCCGCCGGCTACATGGGTGCGCCGATATTTGGCGCCGCCTTGCTCATGATCGCGGTGCGGCAAGATCGCGCGCGCCTTAGCGTCGTCGCGCTTGGCGTCGCGCTGTGTCTGTCGGCCGGCCTGCTCATCGCCAACACGTTTGGCCAGCTCGCCATGCTCGCGGTGGGCGGCGGCCTCATCATCGCCAGCATCGCGCTGCCGGTGCGCGCGGTGCAGTTCGTCGCGTTCTTGGTCGCGGTGCAAAGCTGCATCAACGCCGTGGTCGACATTCGCGTGTTGTATCGCCCAACCCTCGTCGTCGACGGCGTCGTCATCGGTGGCTCGGACGCCCACAGCATGGCGCTGGCGACGTTTGGCACCGAGGCGACCTGGGCGGTGTGGTTTTGGGCCTCGTTGTGGATCGCGTGGTCGCTGCTCGCATTTTTTCTCAGCCTGAAAATGTTGCGCGAACAAGACAGCGGCGCGACGCAGCCGTAG
- a CDS encoding extensin family protein, translating to MLAALMLALLATAKTPSPCQLELTARGVPFAPARLGWIADGVRLTGPIEGIRYVYGSAARPIVIDCSLALSLAEAARYLRPAGVDTVYVASAYARRYVRGTTRWSKHAYGLALDVYALGGPELGTLEVARHYEMGLDRGYDCLGAPGDDAAKQLRLIFCQLTYSELFHLVLSPDYDSDHDDHFHLEAAPWAKRPALRSGRPAIH from the coding sequence GTGTTGGCCGCGCTCATGCTTGCGTTGCTTGCTACGGCGAAGACGCCATCGCCGTGTCAACTCGAGCTAACCGCACGCGGCGTGCCATTTGCGCCGGCGAGGCTTGGGTGGATTGCCGACGGCGTTCGCCTTACCGGGCCCATTGAGGGGATCCGCTATGTGTATGGCAGCGCGGCGCGCCCCATCGTGATCGATTGCTCGCTCGCGTTGTCGCTCGCCGAGGCAGCTCGTTATTTGCGGCCCGCTGGCGTCGACACGGTGTATGTCGCGTCGGCGTATGCGCGCCGCTACGTTCGAGGCACCACGCGGTGGTCCAAGCACGCCTACGGCCTCGCGCTGGATGTCTATGCGCTAGGCGGGCCCGAACTTGGCACTCTTGAGGTCGCACGGCATTACGAGATGGGCCTTGATCGCGGCTATGATTGTCTCGGCGCGCCGGGCGACGATGCCGCCAAGCAGCTGAGGTTAATCTTTTGCCAGCTCACCTATTCTGAGCTATTTCACCTCGTGCTCTCGCCCGACTACGATAGCGATCACGACGATCATTTTCATCTCGAGGCCGCGCCCTGGGCCAAGCGCCCCGCGCTGCGCTCGGGCCGGCCGGCGATTCATTAG
- a CDS encoding rhomboid family intramembrane serine protease, with amino-acid sequence MWFDILLLSTLALAVVAVWMWPPPLRRTTAFFMMVAAGLLALVCWLSVQAQAPGPWRMLGWAAICAVLLMRVVAPLARRLAFAAMEREWTWLASVGVEVFVALQPGLGGERDRAMVRAYRRAISGNIDAELANLDRAKRNVPRTLHVAIDANQIWLLLLARRHRDAVALAEASFADVPSGQGEAATLTMPLELRLQLLGALAALGEDVKLAGHAKLILEAARDVPALTKLHRYTAMVVLAAAGRVATVEAWAASLGNTTTKYVRAYWRAVAAIRSGDAAMAVAAVARVQQVATTKRQRESAALLASEFSRSPAAPMAPALVALADELTAEVAPVALRASRTIATYALMAVMAAWAAAIAWALRGSLDTGSLVRGGAGVKHLVAGGEWWRLLTASFVHVGAAHLAINALSLWSVGRIVERLIGSWRMAAVFLFAALSGAACSHLLRETQVAAGASGGVMGLLGALLVEVKFRKAHAQARGISAKALPVLYFVVAVQVLSDALVPAADGVAHLAGLLGGAGFALAFGARDGLLDRAVRGSQLVVLALTFATLAGAWLLFTHGPATWLAASAGDDRSAAYAALGIDAQVDQRVDISDEAAFVAWTAREATRLQDVVDRRALVLPADPTLWLRGETGRVASEQLGDHVVVIWFAQRAPSEGAAATRVGRLVLPRVYLTDAWPQLVAWMNSSR; translated from the coding sequence ATGTGGTTTGACATTTTGCTCCTCTCCACGTTGGCCTTGGCCGTGGTGGCGGTATGGATGTGGCCGCCGCCGCTGCGGCGCACCACGGCGTTTTTCATGATGGTCGCCGCGGGCTTGCTCGCGCTGGTGTGTTGGCTGTCGGTGCAGGCGCAGGCGCCAGGGCCTTGGCGCATGCTGGGGTGGGCGGCCATCTGCGCGGTGTTGCTGATGCGCGTTGTCGCGCCGCTCGCGCGGCGGCTGGCGTTTGCAGCCATGGAACGCGAGTGGACGTGGTTGGCAAGTGTTGGCGTCGAGGTCTTCGTCGCGCTGCAGCCTGGGCTCGGCGGCGAGCGCGATCGCGCGATGGTGCGGGCGTATCGACGCGCGATTTCTGGAAATATCGACGCCGAGTTGGCCAACCTCGATCGCGCCAAGCGCAACGTGCCACGCACGCTTCACGTTGCCATCGATGCCAATCAAATTTGGCTGCTGCTGCTCGCGCGACGGCATCGTGATGCCGTGGCCTTGGCCGAGGCGTCGTTTGCCGACGTGCCATCGGGGCAGGGCGAGGCCGCCACCCTCACGATGCCGCTCGAGCTGCGCCTGCAACTGCTTGGCGCCCTGGCCGCGCTTGGCGAAGACGTTAAGTTGGCAGGTCATGCCAAGCTCATCTTAGAGGCGGCGCGCGACGTCCCGGCGCTCACCAAGCTGCACCGCTATACCGCGATGGTGGTGCTCGCGGCCGCCGGTAGGGTAGCTACGGTCGAGGCGTGGGCCGCCTCGCTGGGCAACACGACCACCAAGTATGTCCGCGCGTATTGGCGCGCGGTAGCGGCAATTCGCAGCGGCGATGCCGCGATGGCCGTCGCCGCCGTCGCGCGCGTCCAGCAAGTGGCAACCACTAAACGTCAACGTGAAAGTGCCGCGTTGCTGGCGAGCGAATTCTCGAGGTCACCGGCAGCTCCTATGGCGCCGGCGCTGGTGGCGCTAGCCGATGAATTGACCGCCGAGGTCGCGCCGGTGGCGTTGCGCGCATCGCGCACCATCGCGACGTATGCGCTCATGGCCGTTATGGCGGCGTGGGCGGCGGCCATTGCGTGGGCGCTGCGTGGTTCGCTTGACACCGGCTCGCTGGTCCGAGGTGGCGCGGGGGTCAAGCACTTGGTGGCGGGCGGCGAGTGGTGGCGGCTGCTCACGGCGTCGTTTGTCCACGTCGGGGCGGCGCATCTTGCGATCAACGCGCTCAGCCTGTGGAGCGTCGGCCGCATCGTCGAGCGCCTGATTGGCAGCTGGCGCATGGCCGCGGTCTTCTTGTTTGCGGCGCTATCGGGCGCGGCTTGCAGCCATCTGCTGCGCGAGACGCAGGTGGCCGCGGGCGCCTCGGGTGGCGTGATGGGGCTGCTCGGCGCGCTGCTCGTCGAAGTTAAATTTCGCAAGGCGCACGCGCAGGCGCGCGGCATTTCGGCCAAGGCCTTGCCGGTCTTGTACTTCGTCGTCGCGGTGCAGGTGCTCTCGGATGCGCTGGTGCCCGCGGCGGATGGCGTGGCACATCTGGCCGGCTTGCTCGGCGGCGCGGGCTTTGCGTTGGCGTTTGGCGCACGCGACGGCCTGCTCGACCGCGCCGTGCGCGGCAGCCAACTCGTCGTGCTTGCGCTGACGTTCGCAACGTTGGCGGGCGCCTGGCTGCTTTTTACCCACGGGCCTGCGACGTGGCTCGCCGCCTCGGCAGGCGACGACCGGTCGGCGGCCTATGCGGCGCTAGGCATCGATGCGCAGGTGGATCAGCGCGTCGACATTAGCGATGAAGCCGCCTTTGTCGCATGGACCGCGCGCGAGGCGACGCGGCTGCAAGACGTTGTCGATCGCCGAGCCCTGGTGCTGCCTGCCGACCCGACGCTTTGGCTGCGGGGCGAGACGGGGCGCGTCGCGAGCGAGCAACTAGGTGATCACGTGGTGGTGATCTGGTTCGCACAGCGCGCGCCGTCGGAGGGGGCAGCGGCCACGCGGGTTGGGCGATTGGTCTTACCACGCGTTTATTTAACCGATGCCTGGCCCCAGCTTGTCGCCTGGATGAACTCGTCGCGCTAG
- a CDS encoding acetyl-CoA carboxylase carboxyltransferase subunit alpha, with protein sequence MILEFERPIIELQRKIADLQAMSDEGASVDFTSEIRRLEQKAHKLQQEIFSALTAQQKVLLCRHPGRPYTLDYWQHLFTDVVELHGDRSFGDDPAIIGAMAMFDGVEVLALGHQKGRNTKENLHRNFGMARPEGYRKSARLMRMASRFGRPILCFIDTPGAYPGLGAEERGQAEAIAKSLQVMASVEVPVISVVIGEGGSGGALALGVADRILMLEYATYSVISPEGCASILWRDPAKIPDAAEQLRLTAPDLLSFGICDEVIAEAPGGAHRDVPRTAASLRAALRKHLSDLLTVSVGDRQSRRYEKLRRIGTFSETAST encoded by the coding sequence ATGATCCTCGAGTTCGAACGGCCGATCATCGAGCTGCAGCGCAAGATTGCCGACCTGCAGGCGATGTCCGACGAGGGCGCCTCGGTCGATTTCACCAGCGAGATCCGCCGCCTCGAGCAAAAGGCGCACAAGCTGCAGCAGGAAATCTTCTCGGCGCTCACCGCGCAGCAAAAGGTCTTGCTGTGCCGCCATCCCGGGCGGCCGTATACTCTCGACTATTGGCAGCACCTGTTTACCGATGTGGTCGAGCTCCACGGCGACAGATCGTTTGGCGACGATCCGGCGATCATTGGCGCGATGGCCATGTTTGATGGCGTCGAGGTGCTCGCGCTAGGTCATCAAAAGGGGCGCAATACCAAAGAAAACCTGCACCGCAACTTTGGCATGGCGCGGCCCGAGGGCTACCGAAAATCGGCGCGGCTGATGCGCATGGCGTCGCGCTTTGGACGCCCCATCTTGTGCTTCATTGATACGCCGGGCGCATACCCAGGCCTTGGCGCCGAAGAGCGCGGCCAGGCCGAGGCGATTGCCAAGTCGCTGCAAGTGATGGCCAGCGTCGAGGTGCCGGTGATATCCGTCGTCATCGGCGAGGGCGGCTCCGGCGGCGCCTTGGCACTTGGCGTCGCCGATCGCATCCTCATGCTCGAGTACGCGACCTACTCCGTCATTTCACCCGAGGGCTGCGCCTCGATCTTGTGGCGCGATCCGGCCAAGATTCCCGACGCCGCCGAGCAATTGCGGCTCACCGCGCCGGATCTGTTGTCGTTTGGCATTTGCGACGAAGTCATCGCCGAGGCGCCAGGTGGGGCGCACCGCGACGTGCCGCGCACGGCCGCCTCGCTGCGCGCCGCCCTGCGCAAACATCTCAGCGATTTGCTGACGGTCAGCGTTGGCGATCGGCAAAGCCGGCGCTACGAGAAACTTCGCCGCATTGGCACCTTCTCAGAAACCGCCTCGACCTAA
- the miaA gene encoding tRNA (adenosine(37)-N6)-dimethylallyltransferase MiaA: MTPGLIVVVGPTGSGKSALSLQIAQRLDGEVISSDSQQVYRGMDIGTGKLTLVERQGIAHHLIDIATPDEEMTAARFAQLADVAIAEIAARGRRVIVCGGTGLYVRALLLGLFDGPPADPEVRAQLHERIAREGLPSLWAQLARVDPVLAAKVDARDQKRIVRALEVFLLTGVPMSDHWKTHDHRALPPRYPVHFVGLSPPREALYAAINARVDAMIAAGLAREVEQLAAAGYLPPLRSQAAIGYAELHACRRGEHSLAEAVELIKRNSRHYARRQLTWYRGDARVQWSPEAALVNWSAIDQFALANTVAPRSAPL, encoded by the coding sequence ATGACGCCCGGGCTCATCGTCGTCGTCGGCCCGACCGGGTCAGGCAAGTCGGCGTTGTCGCTGCAAATTGCGCAGCGCCTTGATGGCGAGGTCATTTCAAGCGATTCGCAACAAGTGTATCGCGGCATGGATATCGGCACCGGCAAGCTGACGCTGGTCGAGCGGCAAGGCATTGCGCATCATCTCATCGACATCGCCACGCCCGACGAAGAGATGACCGCGGCGCGCTTCGCGCAGCTGGCGGACGTGGCGATCGCCGAGATTGCGGCGCGCGGCCGGCGCGTGATTGTGTGCGGTGGTACCGGCCTCTATGTGCGGGCGCTGCTGCTTGGCTTGTTTGACGGCCCGCCCGCCGATCCCGAGGTGCGGGCCCAGTTGCATGAACGCATCGCGCGCGAGGGCCTGCCGAGCCTATGGGCCCAGCTGGCGCGGGTTGATCCCGTGCTCGCGGCCAAGGTGGATGCGCGCGATCAAAAACGCATCGTGCGTGCGCTGGAGGTTTTCTTGTTAACCGGCGTGCCGATGAGCGACCACTGGAAAACTCATGACCACCGCGCGCTGCCACCGCGTTATCCGGTACATTTCGTCGGGCTTTCGCCGCCGCGCGAGGCGCTCTACGCGGCGATCAACGCCCGCGTCGACGCGATGATAGCGGCCGGCCTTGCGCGCGAGGTCGAGCAGCTTGCGGCCGCGGGCTATCTGCCGCCGCTGCGGTCGCAGGCTGCCATCGGCTACGCCGAGCTGCACGCGTGCCGTCGCGGCGAGCACTCACTCGCCGAGGCCGTCGAATTAATCAAAAGGAATTCAAGGCATTATGCTCGTCGTCAGCTCACCTGGTATCGCGGCGATGCGCGCGTGCAGTGGTCGCCTGAGGCCGCCCTGGTCAACTGGTCGGCAATTGATCAGTTCGCGCTGGCCAATACCGTGGCACCGCGCAGTGCCCCATTGTAG